AGAGAATTTGTGACCATGACTCCAGAATATATGAAAAGGACGCAGCTGTCCTTTTTAAAAATGTATGAACAGGGTTTGATTTACAGAGGAATTCACCCTGTAAACTGGTGTCCAAGATGTGAAACTGCGATAGCTTTTGCAGAAGTAGAATACCATGAAAATGAAACCTACCTGAATTATCTGGAATTTCCAGTTGAAGAAAGTGAAAAAGGTCTCATGATAGCAACAACCAGACCTGAACTTTTATCAGCTTGTGTAGCTGTCGTTGTACACCCTGAAGATGAAAGATATAAAGAAATGGCGGGGAAAAAAGTAGAAATACCTTTATTTGGGCGTAACGTTGAAATAATAACGGATGAAGAAGTTGATCCAGAATTTGGTACCGGAGCAGTTATGATATGTACCTTCGGTGATAAAACTGACGTTTTATGGGTAAACAAATATAATCTGGACATAATAGAAGCACTTGACGAAAAAGGTGTAATGAAAGATGTTTCATGCAAATATGCAGGTATGAATACCCAGGACTGTAAAAAACAGATCATTGAAGACCTGAAAAATGAAGGGTACCTCAAAAAACAGGAAAAAGTAGACCAGAACGTTGGATTATGCTGGAGGTGTAAAACTCCAATAGAAATACTGGTTAAAAATCAGTGGTTTGTAGCAGTAAAAGACCTCATACCCGACGTAAGAGAAGCCAGCGCTGAAATGAAGTGGACTCCAGAGCATATGGAAACACGTCTTTTGAACTGGACCGGTTCAATGGACTGGGACTGGTGTATATCCCGTCAAAGGATATTTGCAACTCCTGTTCCAGTATGGTACTGCAGCAAGTGTGGAAAAGTACATCTTGCAACTCCAGATATGCTCCCAGTAGATCCAACACAGGACAAACTAGAAGGAAAATGTGAATGCGGTAACGATGAATTCATCGGAGAAACAGACGTACTCGATACATGGATGGACAGTTCAATAAGCCCTCTTTCTATTACAGGCTGGCCTGACGAGGATTTTAAAAAATATTACCCTGCATCACTCAGGCCGCAGGGGCATGATATCATAAGGACATGGGCATTTTACACAATACTCCGGTGTAAAGCACTTACAGGAGAAAAACCATTTGATGAAATAGTCGTCAACGGAATGGTATCTGGTGAAGACGGCCATAAAATGAGTAAATCAAGGGGCAACACCATATCGCCAGAAGAAGTGCTTGAAGAATACGGTGCAGATGCACTCAGGCTTTGGGCTGCAAACAGTGTCCCAGGTTCTGATGTTCCTTTTGCATGGAAAGATGTAAAATATGGATATAAATTCATTAGAAAATTCTGGAATGCATTTAGATTTATAAATATGCATATACAGGACTTTAAACTAAGCGTAAGTGAAGAAGAAATCCAGAAAAACTTAGATCCTATGGATAAATGGATATTATCAAAATTAAACAGGCTGCTTGCTGATGTAATGGGTTCAATAGAATCATATAATTTTGCCAATGTAGTAAACAGTATTCAGGCATTTATCTGGCATGATTTCTGCGATGAATACATTGAAGCTGTAAAATACAGGCTTTACAATGATTCTCCAGAACTCGAGATGTCAAAAGAAGCCTCCCAGTATACACTTCAAGCGGTTATATCGACTTCACTAATCATGCTGGCACCGTTGACTCCTCACTTTGCAGATGAAATTTACCAGTATGTTTCTGATACGGGTATAAGCATCCACAAAACTCTGTGGCCAGATGTAAACTTTGAATTAATTGATGATGCGGCAGAAGAAACTGGAGAAATCGGAGTAGAACTTATAGGAGAGATCAGGAGATTCAAAGCATCCAAGAAAATGCCTTTAAATGCAAAGATTAAAACTCTAAACATATACACTCCTGATACTGCTTTAATTGGCCAGATCGAAAACCTGAAAGAAGATATAAAAGGCACCATGAGAATAGAAAGTTTAGATGTGATGACGGGAAAACCAGATATTAAAGAAAAAGTAGTTGAAATCACCCCAGTCATGGCAAAAATAGGTCCTGAATTTAAAGGAGACGCTCCTAAGATTGTAAACTATTTACAGTCCGAAAATATGGATGAAATTGTAGCAACTCTTGAGGATAAAGGAGAAATCACAATTGAAGGCAACAAACTGACATGGGACCATATTGAAGCCAAGAAAGTGGCGGTTGGTAAGACTGGAGAGAAGGTAGAAGTAATTCACGCAGCTAATTTAGATGTAATCTTAGAGGTAATTGTTTAACCTAAAAATTTCGAAAGAGTTTACACCGCTTAAAAATAGAAAATTTTTAAAAATTTACGTGATTCAATGGAACTGGAAATTCAAAAAACTGATAAGATTGAAGGGGTTATAAAAGCTCCTCCTTCCAAAAGTTACACCCACAGGGCTATTATAATTTCATCACTTGCAGAGGGGAAATCTATACTCAATGACCCCCTGTACTCTGAGGACACACTTGCATCTTTAAATGCATGCCGGGCACTTGGATGCGAAATTAAAAAAGAAAATGACAGATGCATCGTTAATGGTACTGGAGGAGTTTTAGAAACACCAGAAGATGTTGTAGACCTTAAAAATTCAGGGACAACACTTAGAATAATGACCAGCGTCTCGGCTCTTGCTTCAAATTATACTGTTTTAACAGGCGACAGCTCACTTAGAACAAGGCCCATGCAGGATTTATTAGATGCCCTTAAAAATCTGGGAGTTACGGCATTTTCATCTCGAGGAAATGGGAAACCACCAATATGTATCAAAGGAGGGTTTAAAGGAGGCAAAACAGGTATAAAAGGTGATGTAAGCTCTCAGTTTATTTCATCTCTTCTTATCGCATCTCCCTATGCCCAGAATTCTGTTGATATTAACGTGGATGGTGATTTCATTTCCAAACCTTATGTAGATATGACAACAGACATCATGGAGAAATTTGGAGTTAGCCTGGACTACAACAAAAAACAGGGATCATTCCATATAGATCCCCAAACCTACAAAAGCAGGGATTATACAGTTGAAGGAGATTATTCCTCAGTTTCTTATATAATAGGAGCGGCCGCAGCACTTAACGGTAAAGTTACGGTGAGAAATGTTTTTAAAGACTCAAAACAGGGCGATAAACAAATATTAGATATTGTCAAGGATATGGGTGCTGAAGTTAAAGTTAAAAAAGATGAAGTTACAATAATTGGACAGGGAGAACTTAACGGTACGCATGTAAACCTGGAAAATGCTCCAGATCTGCTGCCCACTGTAGCAGCACTTGGAGCCGTATCAAACGGCGTTACAACTATTGGGAATGTAGAACACGCCCGTTTTAAGGAAACAGACAGGATTCATACCTGTGCCCTTGAACTCTCAAAACTTGGCGTAAAGGTTACAGAAAAAAAAGATGGGCTTGTAATTAAAGGAGGAGCTAAAGGGGGAATAGTTAAATCTCATGGAGACCACCGCCTTGTGATGGCGCTCTCGCTTGTTGGATTAAAAACAGGTGGTTTAACCATAGAAAACGCGTCAGTTTATGATGTATCGTTCCCTAATTTCCCAGAGGCTATGAAAAGACTTGGATGTAATATAAAAACAAAATAGAACCATTAACTAAATTTTATTTAATCCTTTAACTACAATGTACACTACTACAAAAAATTTTCCCACAAAAAAGCAAATACCTTTAGTACTCCAACTACATGGTAATCTATTTAATTACTGAAAATATAGTATTTTTATTACAAAAAGGGGAACCAGATGGACATGACAAGAAAAAAAGTAACCAAAATCGTAATCCTTGGGTCAGCTGATTCAGGAAAAACAACTGTTATAGAAACTCTTTTAAATAGAAGAGAAGAAAAAGTAACCAAAATAGAATGTAACGGTACAACAGTTTCACTTGATTACGGAAACACTGTTATTAACGGTGAAAAAGTCCATATTTTCGGCACTCCAGGTCAGGAAAGGTTCAAATTCATGCGGGAAATATTAACTACCAATTTAAGCGGTGCAATTGTAGTAGTTGATAATTCTGTAGGCGTCACAGACATGGATATCAGAATACTGGAAACACTAAACAGTGGAAACATTCCATATGTAATTTTTGTAAATAAACAGGATATTGCTCCTGGAGATCTTGAATCCGAATATATAAAACCCCATACTCCACTAATTCCAACCACTGCAACAACAGGAGAAGGAATTCAAGAAGGATTAGAAGTTCTCTTAAACTTAGTATAAAACCTTAATAATTTTAATTTTCTTTTATTGATAATATGTATTCAATTATTTTAGGACCATCAACCATCGCAAGCCAGTTCTGGTGTGAAATGGCAGTGGACTTGAGGCGTCAGTATGGTGAAGTTCAAACACCCGAGAAAGAAAAAGGCAGCGAAATTCATAAAGACAGATTTCTCGAGATTTTAGAAGAAATAGTGGTTGAAATAAAGACTCCTGCCGATAAACTTCATTCTAATGTTCATAACATGAATGTAGAACTTGATCTATACCAGAAAGAAGGTTTAACCCGTGAACTACCTATTTTATCTAAATTTAGAAATGCGCTGATAAAAGGTATTATTGACGAGATTAAAGTTGTAGAAGAAGTTGAAGGCCTAAAAACACATAAAAGAACTCAAATAATTGAGATGAAGACTCGAAAAAGCCAGAATCCACCATCATCCCAGCAGATAATTAAAGATAAAATGCAGGGCATGATTTACTGGTACGTGCTCAACGCCATGATAAATGGAAAGACTGAAATGGGAGATTTCTGGTCTGCTTACGGTGTTGATTTAATTGAACCTGATTTTAATGAAATTATTTTAAGTGAGGAATATATGGAAAGCCTTCAAATTCCTGAAAATGAACAAAAAGAAGTTGGTACCTTACTGGGGATTGGAACACTTATAACTGAAGTTATCCAGAAATTTAAAGAACTCCCAGAACTATCTAAAACCATAGAAATTATTTATATAAATCAAAAAACACTTACAGAAGTCCACAGGGAAAAATACAGGTTCGACGAAAGGTTTTTTACCCGCGGAATGGAATGGGCACTTGAGTACTGGTCTGGAAAACGGAGCCCTACCTCTGTTGGAGAAGCAAACAACTGGAAATGCAACTTCTGCGGCTATTACACTCTCTGCCCTGCTATCCACAAGAAATGGAAACAAGGTGATTGAAATTCAAACTCAAATGAAAATCAAAGAAATAATGGACAGGCTTCATAAATACGTTAAAATACCTGTGAAAAATCCAAATCCATTCAGGGTCCTGATTACAACTATTTTATCCCAGAGAACACGGGATGAAAATACAGATGAAGCAGCAGCTACCCTTTTTGCAGTATACAAAACACCAGAACAAATCGCCAACGCTCCCACTGAAGAAGTAGAAAAATTGATCAAAAAAGCAGGTTTTTTCAGAGTAAAAACAAAACGGGTAAAGGAAGTTTCAAGAATAATCCATGAAGACTACAAAGATGTCGTTCCTGATGATATAAATGAACTTCTGGCTCTTCCAGGAGTGGGAAGGAAAACAGCAAACTGTGTTCTAGTTTATGGGTTTAGATTAAATGCAATTCCCGTAGATGTACATGTACATCGGATATCAAACCGGTTAGGGCTTGTAGAAACAAAATCTCCAGAAGAAACTGAAATGGAGCTCATGAAAATTGTTCCTGAAGACTACTGGCTTGATTTAAATGAGAGTTTTGTGAGGTTTGGGCAGGATATCTGCAGACCTATTGGCCCTAAGCATGAAGAGTGTCCGATTAATGACCTGTGTGATTTTTACAGGGATATGAAGAAGTAATCCTCTTAAAAAATAAAATCAATTAACTAATTCTTACTTCTTTCAATTTATACATCTGATTATTCTTCCATGCTATTTTATGTATTATTGTCTCCTACTTTTAAAAATTAATGTGCTAATATACACTTTTCTTGATTTATTTACAATATTATTTCATTAACTCTTTTTTTATTTCGTGCAATCTTTGTTATTTTTATGTAAAACAATCTTTTAACCACTCTCAAAAAACAGAAATATTTCATTAAAGTTCATTTTTAGAAATTATTAAATAATATTGACCATATAATAAGTAATACTTTTCTTACTAAAATTACTGGTATTGAAGGTCGGATATGCGTGGGAAATATTATGTACATTGCATCATTCACGTTAATCGTTCTTACTTTAGCTGGCGCCTTGAGTATGGTTAATGTAAACGATTATTTTACCAAAAGCAATGCCTATGAAAATACTGCACAAACAATTGACCCCCACGATGATATAAAAATTTTAAATGAACAGATGGTACTAACTGGGCTAGATAAATATGTTATCAACGGGCAGGCACAAAATACAGGGCAGTACAAACTGAGATATGTTTCTATAACCGTCAATTTTTATGATAAACGCGGACATTTATTATATTCCAGTTTTGATGCTAAAAGCTACATTAATCCAGGTGAAACATGGAATTTTGAAGTTCCCTATCGAAAATCAGGTACGCCCTATTCTTACAGCGTAAAAGTTGGGCCAACTTTACTTAAATAAACATTAA
The Methanobacterium bryantii genome window above contains:
- a CDS encoding valine--tRNA ligase, which encodes MTNDNIPKDYDHKKEALWQDKWQRDDTYKFIGDGTRPNYIIDTPPPYPTGATHMGHVLNWTYIDIIARFKRMQGYDVLFPQGWDCHGLPTEVKVEETHNIKKGDVARAKFREMCVDLTRTNIKQMKSQMLSMGFSQDWSREFVTMTPEYMKRTQLSFLKMYEQGLIYRGIHPVNWCPRCETAIAFAEVEYHENETYLNYLEFPVEESEKGLMIATTRPELLSACVAVVVHPEDERYKEMAGKKVEIPLFGRNVEIITDEEVDPEFGTGAVMICTFGDKTDVLWVNKYNLDIIEALDEKGVMKDVSCKYAGMNTQDCKKQIIEDLKNEGYLKKQEKVDQNVGLCWRCKTPIEILVKNQWFVAVKDLIPDVREASAEMKWTPEHMETRLLNWTGSMDWDWCISRQRIFATPVPVWYCSKCGKVHLATPDMLPVDPTQDKLEGKCECGNDEFIGETDVLDTWMDSSISPLSITGWPDEDFKKYYPASLRPQGHDIIRTWAFYTILRCKALTGEKPFDEIVVNGMVSGEDGHKMSKSRGNTISPEEVLEEYGADALRLWAANSVPGSDVPFAWKDVKYGYKFIRKFWNAFRFINMHIQDFKLSVSEEEIQKNLDPMDKWILSKLNRLLADVMGSIESYNFANVVNSIQAFIWHDFCDEYIEAVKYRLYNDSPELEMSKEASQYTLQAVISTSLIMLAPLTPHFADEIYQYVSDTGISIHKTLWPDVNFELIDDAAEETGEIGVELIGEIRRFKASKKMPLNAKIKTLNIYTPDTALIGQIENLKEDIKGTMRIESLDVMTGKPDIKEKVVEITPVMAKIGPEFKGDAPKIVNYLQSENMDEIVATLEDKGEITIEGNKLTWDHIEAKKVAVGKTGEKVEVIHAANLDVILEVIV
- the aroA gene encoding 3-phosphoshikimate 1-carboxyvinyltransferase, with the translated sequence MELEIQKTDKIEGVIKAPPSKSYTHRAIIISSLAEGKSILNDPLYSEDTLASLNACRALGCEIKKENDRCIVNGTGGVLETPEDVVDLKNSGTTLRIMTSVSALASNYTVLTGDSSLRTRPMQDLLDALKNLGVTAFSSRGNGKPPICIKGGFKGGKTGIKGDVSSQFISSLLIASPYAQNSVDINVDGDFISKPYVDMTTDIMEKFGVSLDYNKKQGSFHIDPQTYKSRDYTVEGDYSSVSYIIGAAAALNGKVTVRNVFKDSKQGDKQILDIVKDMGAEVKVKKDEVTIIGQGELNGTHVNLENAPDLLPTVAALGAVSNGVTTIGNVEHARFKETDRIHTCALELSKLGVKVTEKKDGLVIKGGAKGGIVKSHGDHRLVMALSLVGLKTGGLTIENASVYDVSFPNFPEAMKRLGCNIKTK
- a CDS encoding GTP-binding protein: MDMTRKKVTKIVILGSADSGKTTVIETLLNRREEKVTKIECNGTTVSLDYGNTVINGEKVHIFGTPGQERFKFMREILTTNLSGAIVVVDNSVGVTDMDIRILETLNSGNIPYVIFVNKQDIAPGDLESEYIKPHTPLIPTTATTGEGIQEGLEVLLNLV
- a CDS encoding exonuclease V, which encodes MYSIILGPSTIASQFWCEMAVDLRRQYGEVQTPEKEKGSEIHKDRFLEILEEIVVEIKTPADKLHSNVHNMNVELDLYQKEGLTRELPILSKFRNALIKGIIDEIKVVEEVEGLKTHKRTQIIEMKTRKSQNPPSSQQIIKDKMQGMIYWYVLNAMINGKTEMGDFWSAYGVDLIEPDFNEIILSEEYMESLQIPENEQKEVGTLLGIGTLITEVIQKFKELPELSKTIEIIYINQKTLTEVHREKYRFDERFFTRGMEWALEYWSGKRSPTSVGEANNWKCNFCGYYTLCPAIHKKWKQGD
- a CDS encoding endonuclease III domain-containing protein, which translates into the protein MKIKEIMDRLHKYVKIPVKNPNPFRVLITTILSQRTRDENTDEAAATLFAVYKTPEQIANAPTEEVEKLIKKAGFFRVKTKRVKEVSRIIHEDYKDVVPDDINELLALPGVGRKTANCVLVYGFRLNAIPVDVHVHRISNRLGLVETKSPEETEMELMKIVPEDYWLDLNESFVRFGQDICRPIGPKHEECPINDLCDFYRDMKK
- a CDS encoding FxLYD domain-containing protein; the encoded protein is MYIASFTLIVLTLAGALSMVNVNDYFTKSNAYENTAQTIDPHDDIKILNEQMVLTGLDKYVINGQAQNTGQYKLRYVSITVNFYDKRGHLLYSSFDAKSYINPGETWNFEVPYRKSGTPYSYSVKVGPTLLK